From the genome of Paracoccus seriniphilus, one region includes:
- a CDS encoding ABC transporter permease encodes MAVWTDMGKPRGGFAVCGRPVLAVAVLALLALASLLVGSSGIGLRALLDDPRSVELLWVSRMPRTIALILAGTASAITGLIMQRLVQNRFVEPSTMGTVDSACLGLLLGVIFIPDASPLARMALAALFSWLGTLLFLLILRTMPRRSALMPPLLGIAYGGVIGALSYLIAWQTGLIQALAAWTTADFSVVLAGRYELLYLAAAATALAWFGADRFTLAGLGDDVARSVGLNPRMVLALGVSIVAITAGSIVVTVGFIPFLGLIVPNLVSRRVGDNLRNALPMVAWLGASVTLVCDLLGRLVFYPYELPIGATMGVLGAAVFLFLLLRRDGT; translated from the coding sequence ATGGCGGTCTGGACCGACATGGGCAAACCGCGCGGCGGATTTGCGGTCTGTGGACGGCCCGTTCTGGCCGTGGCCGTTCTGGCGCTGCTGGCATTGGCAAGCCTGCTTGTGGGCAGCAGCGGCATCGGCCTGCGGGCTCTGCTGGATGACCCCAGGTCTGTCGAGCTTCTTTGGGTCAGCCGCATGCCGCGCACGATTGCGCTGATCCTTGCGGGAACCGCCTCTGCCATCACCGGGCTGATCATGCAACGCCTTGTCCAGAACCGCTTTGTCGAGCCTTCGACCATGGGCACGGTGGATTCGGCCTGCCTGGGGCTGTTGCTGGGGGTGATCTTCATTCCCGATGCCTCGCCTCTGGCGCGGATGGCGCTGGCGGCGCTGTTTTCCTGGCTCGGGACATTGCTGTTCCTGCTGATCCTGCGGACCATGCCACGTCGCAGCGCCCTGATGCCGCCCTTGCTGGGGATCGCCTATGGCGGTGTCATTGGTGCCCTGTCGTATCTGATTGCCTGGCAAACCGGGCTGATACAGGCCCTGGCCGCATGGACCACCGCCGATTTTTCCGTCGTTCTGGCCGGACGATACGAGCTGTTGTATCTCGCTGCCGCCGCGACCGCGCTGGCATGGTTCGGTGCCGACCGCTTTACCCTTGCAGGACTGGGCGATGATGTCGCCCGCTCGGTCGGGCTGAACCCGCGCATGGTTCTGGCCCTTGGCGTCTCTATCGTTGCGATTACCGCGGGCAGCATCGTGGTCACCGTCGGCTTCATTCCGTTTCTGGGCCTGATCGTGCCCAATCTGGTGTCGCGCCGGGTTGGAGACAATCTGCGCAATGCCCTGCCGATGGTGGCATGGCTGGGCGCCTCGGTGACGCTGGTCTGCGACCTTCTGGGGCGGTTGGTATTCTACCCCTATGAATTGCCCATCGGCGCCACGATGGGCGTTCTGGGTGCTGCGGTGTTCCTGTTCCTGCTGTTGAGAAGGGATGGGACATGA
- a CDS encoding iron chelate uptake ABC transporter family permease subunit, with amino-acid sequence MTPETRRYRSRLAGGSLMLLLLALVAAFMTLGATGNWSFILSYRGEKLVTVFLVAWAVPLSTILFHAISDNRILTPSIMGFDALFVLIQTFLIFFIGSARIGLWPEQGVFLAELAIMVAFAMTLYGLLFRRVANSLELLLLVGIVLGVLFRSISGLLQRLIDPGEFLVLQGRIFASFSGVQPEVRNMAATCIGLTTLWAFWRLPAIDVMVLGRGGALSVGLPHRRLSLEVFAMVTVLVAASTALVGPITFFGLLIAHVTYRLLPGAPLRQTILIAGLLGALLLVGGQVVLERVLGFDGSVGMVVEFLGGLLFILLLIERTR; translated from the coding sequence ATGACGCCCGAGACACGTCGATATCGCAGCCGCCTTGCCGGGGGCAGCTTGATGTTGCTGTTGCTGGCCCTGGTGGCTGCCTTCATGACCCTGGGGGCGACGGGAAACTGGTCCTTCATCCTGTCCTATCGCGGCGAAAAGCTGGTGACCGTTTTTCTGGTGGCATGGGCGGTGCCACTGTCGACCATCCTGTTTCACGCCATTTCCGACAACCGGATCCTGACACCATCGATCATGGGGTTCGATGCGCTGTTCGTGCTGATCCAGACCTTTCTGATCTTTTTCATCGGCTCGGCGCGGATCGGCCTGTGGCCCGAACAGGGCGTCTTTCTGGCCGAACTGGCCATCATGGTGGCTTTCGCGATGACCCTTTACGGGCTGCTGTTTCGTCGGGTTGCCAACAGTCTTGAGCTGTTGCTGCTGGTGGGCATCGTGCTGGGCGTGCTGTTTCGATCCATCTCGGGGCTGTTGCAGCGCCTGATTGATCCCGGCGAATTTCTAGTGCTGCAGGGGCGCATCTTTGCCAGCTTCAGCGGGGTCCAGCCCGAGGTGCGCAATATGGCCGCGACCTGTATCGGGCTGACGACGCTGTGGGCCTTCTGGCGGCTGCCCGCGATTGACGTGATGGTTCTGGGGCGTGGCGGGGCGCTGTCCGTCGGGCTGCCCCATCGGCGCCTGTCGCTGGAGGTCTTTGCCATGGTCACGGTGCTGGTCGCAGCTTCGACCGCACTGGTGGGTCCGATCACTTTCTTCGGCCTGTTGATCGCCCATGTGACCTATCGGCTGCTGCCGGGGGCGCCGCTGCGCCAGACGATCCTGATTGCGGGGCTGCTGGGCGCTTTGCTGCTGGTGGGCGGGCAGGTCGTGCTGGAGCGCGTGCTGGGCTTTGATGGTTCGGTTGGAATGGTTGTCGAATTCCTTGGCGGCCTGTTGTTCATCCTTTTGCTGATCGAGCGGACCCGATGA
- a CDS encoding ABC transporter ATP-binding protein — MIELRTLRQCYGDHTVVDVDALTLPEGGLTSIIGPNGAGKSSLLGMIAGLQSPTQGQVVLDGQDIVRVKRDSFARRLAFLRQDNTINARLTVRDLVGFGRYPYSKGRLTDHDQRHMDHAIALVGLEPQQHSFLDELSGGQRQRAFIAMVLAQNTGYALFDEPLNSLDIRHAVGVMHLLRRAVEEHDKTVVVVLHDLNFAARHSDRIIAMRDGRIVADGPPEAVIRTEILDDLYDMKLQVVQQCGRPMVDMFG, encoded by the coding sequence ATGATAGAGTTGAGAACCCTGCGCCAGTGCTATGGTGACCACACCGTGGTCGATGTCGATGCGCTGACTCTGCCCGAAGGTGGCCTGACCTCGATCATTGGACCCAATGGTGCGGGAAAATCCAGCCTGTTGGGCATGATCGCCGGGCTGCAAAGCCCGACGCAGGGGCAGGTGGTGCTGGACGGGCAGGATATCGTCAGGGTCAAGCGCGACAGTTTCGCGCGGCGGCTGGCCTTTCTGCGTCAGGACAACACGATCAACGCGCGGCTGACGGTCAGGGATCTGGTCGGCTTCGGGCGCTATCCCTATTCGAAGGGGCGGCTGACCGACCACGACCAGCGCCACATGGACCATGCCATCGCGCTGGTCGGGCTGGAGCCTCAACAGCACAGCTTTCTGGATGAACTGTCGGGCGGCCAGCGCCAGCGCGCCTTTATCGCCATGGTTCTGGCCCAGAACACCGGTTACGCGCTGTTCGACGAACCGCTGAACAGTCTGGACATCCGCCATGCGGTTGGCGTGATGCATCTGCTGCGTCGCGCCGTCGAGGAACATGACAAGACCGTTGTCGTCGTGCTGCATGACCTGAATTTCGCGGCACGTCACAGCGACAGGATCATTGCCATGCGCGATGGTCGGATCGTGGCCGATGGCCCTCCCGAGGCGGTGATCCGGACCGAAATTCTGGACGATCTCTACGACATGAAGCTTCAGGTCGTTCAGCAGTGCGGGCGGCCCATGGTCGATATGTTCGGCTGA
- a CDS encoding TonB-dependent receptor domain-containing protein: MTYRVSGHLGASTALGSVLSIVFTSHAVAQDVDLAGTTTLSPIVVTAGGFEQNVADAPASVSVITRQQLEERNVTSLSDALSDVQGVVTTGAADNEDIFIRGLPGEYTLILVDGKRQGTRDSRPNGSSGFEQSFIPPVAAIERIEVVRGPMSSLYGSDAMGGVVNIITRKVSPEWTGSVTAETVIPEHSTDSGNKQLSFYLSGPIVDDRLGLQLWGRRMWRDEAEQLDGPSEEDDIDLSGRLTWMVTPDQELNLEYGYTELEQYSNPGMSLDEGDDPERVDNEREHLSLGYVGYWGDATTELSLLRERGQRTTYNYDLGYFVKDERSPEITNTVVDGKVTLPFEMAGSHTVVSGFQLRRSELKDQNPGTGTTDVQTFSSDEWSVFAEDEWQITPQFAVTGGLRYTDNDGYGGKVTPRIYGVWSNLGGLTIKGGVSTGYRTPSLRQAVDDYYYTTERGAGVIVSNPDLDPETSTSYELSALLERPGYELGATLYRTDFKDKIENYKTGETIDVGGTTYNRWEYINVQDATIQGVELTASVDLSPTLRLTGNYTLTDSEQNSGTYKGLPLARTPEHAANLKLDWMTPVAGLNAWTSATYHGSEINAGARIGSNGTPYAYDDDGDVIAYKYDNYTTVDLGLSYEINERARLEAAIYNVLDAEVSVADNNAYQTGRSLWLSVTTSF, from the coding sequence ATGACCTATCGCGTTTCGGGTCACCTCGGGGCATCAACCGCTCTGGGATCAGTCCTTTCTATCGTCTTCACCAGCCATGCCGTCGCGCAGGATGTCGATTTGGCCGGGACGACCACGCTGAGCCCCATCGTGGTGACCGCTGGCGGTTTCGAACAGAATGTCGCAGACGCGCCGGCCTCGGTCTCGGTGATCACGCGCCAGCAGCTGGAAGAGCGCAATGTCACCAGCCTGTCGGATGCACTGAGCGATGTTCAGGGCGTCGTCACCACCGGGGCAGCCGACAACGAGGATATCTTCATCCGTGGTCTGCCGGGCGAATACACGCTGATCCTTGTGGACGGAAAACGGCAGGGAACGCGCGACAGCCGGCCGAACGGTTCCTCGGGCTTCGAGCAAAGCTTCATTCCGCCCGTTGCCGCGATCGAGCGTATCGAGGTCGTGCGCGGGCCGATGTCGTCGCTCTATGGCTCTGACGCCATGGGTGGGGTGGTCAATATCATCACCCGCAAGGTTTCACCCGAATGGACCGGCTCGGTCACGGCGGAAACAGTCATTCCCGAACATTCCACGGATTCCGGCAACAAGCAGCTGTCCTTCTATCTCAGCGGCCCCATCGTCGATGACCGGCTGGGCCTGCAACTGTGGGGCCGCCGCATGTGGCGGGACGAGGCCGAACAGCTGGACGGTCCCAGCGAGGAAGATGACATCGACCTGAGCGGACGCCTGACCTGGATGGTGACGCCGGATCAGGAACTGAATCTGGAATATGGCTATACCGAGCTGGAGCAATACAGCAATCCCGGCATGTCACTGGATGAGGGGGATGATCCCGAGCGGGTCGACAATGAGCGCGAACATCTGTCGCTGGGGTATGTCGGCTATTGGGGCGATGCCACGACCGAGCTGAGCCTGCTGCGCGAACGTGGCCAGCGCACCACCTACAATTATGATCTGGGATATTTCGTCAAGGATGAGCGTTCGCCCGAGATCACCAATACGGTGGTTGACGGCAAGGTCACGCTGCCCTTCGAGATGGCGGGCAGTCATACTGTCGTCAGCGGCTTCCAGTTGCGGCGCTCCGAGTTGAAGGACCAGAACCCCGGCACGGGAACGACCGATGTCCAGACCTTCAGCTCCGATGAATGGTCGGTCTTTGCCGAGGATGAATGGCAGATCACCCCGCAATTCGCCGTGACCGGCGGTTTGCGCTATACCGACAATGATGGCTATGGCGGCAAGGTCACGCCGCGCATCTATGGGGTCTGGAGCAATCTCGGCGGGCTGACGATCAAGGGCGGTGTGTCGACGGGCTATCGCACGCCGTCGCTGCGCCAGGCGGTGGATGACTATTACTACACCACCGAGCGCGGTGCGGGCGTCATCGTGTCGAACCCCGATCTGGATCCCGAGACCAGCACCAGCTATGAATTGTCGGCCCTGTTGGAACGCCCGGGATATGAGTTGGGCGCGACGCTGTATCGTACCGATTTCAAGGACAAGATCGAGAATTACAAGACCGGCGAAACGATCGATGTCGGCGGGACGACCTATAATCGTTGGGAATACATCAATGTTCAGGATGCAACCATTCAGGGGGTGGAGCTGACCGCCAGTGTCGACCTGTCGCCCACGCTGCGCCTGACCGGAAACTATACGCTGACCGATTCCGAACAGAACAGCGGCACCTACAAGGGGTTGCCGCTGGCGCGCACGCCCGAACATGCCGCGAATCTGAAGCTTGACTGGATGACTCCGGTGGCCGGTCTGAATGCATGGACAAGCGCAACATATCACGGGTCCGAAATCAATGCCGGTGCCCGGATCGGAAGCAATGGCACCCCCTATGCCTATGACGACGATGGTGATGTGATCGCCTATAAGTATGACAACTACACCACCGTCGATCTGGGCCTGTCCTATGAGATCAATGAGCGGGCAAGACTGGAGGCCGCGATCTACAATGTCCTTGATGCCGAGGTCTCTGTCGCCGACAACAATGCCTATCAGACCGGGCGTTCGCTATGGCTTAGCGTGACCACCTCGTTCTGA
- a CDS encoding error-prone DNA polymerase, translating into MSTRSPAAAAPQPYAELCVTSNFTFLTGASHPEELVTRAAELGLTAIAITDRNSLAGVVRAYSALQILERNAQDIGSPGLATLPRLITGCRLVLRDSTVDWLALPTDLAAYQRLSRLLTLGKRRAEKGDCHLDLADLLTGCRGMILIALPQGAPDNALPDLMQVQRSFPGHVFLGAAPRYDGSDQMYLNACARLALRCSTPMVAVGDVLMHRACRRPLADVLTCLREGCTIDQIGTRALPNAERRLKSGTDMARIFRNHPAALRRTVEIANRCAFSLSELSYQYPDEIVQGDETPMARLTRLAHEGLRRRYPQGAPQRACKLMEKELAVVAELDFPAYFLTVHDIVQYARSQGILCQGRGSAANSILCYLLGITDVSPDLIGMVFERFISRHRGEPPDIDVDFEHERREEVIQWIYHRYGRERAGLCATVIHFRSRAAIREVGKVMGLSQDVTAGLSGQIWGSSGKGPDLDRVRELGLDPNDRRLALTLRLIGELIGFPRHLSQHVGGFVITKGRLDELCPIENAAMDDRTLIEWNKDDIDTLGILKVDILGLGMLTCIRKAFDLLKRHEQTALTLATVPAEDAQTYRMLQRADAVGVFQVESRAQMNFLPRMKPREFYDLVIEVAIVRPGPIQGGMVQPYIRRRQGLEKPEPFGAELEEVTRRTLGVPLFQEQAMQIAVVGAGYSAEEADQLRRALASFRRMGTIGEHRDKFINGMLARGYSPDIAKRCFSQIEGFADYGFPESHAAAFALLVYVSAWLKCHHPAVFACALLNSQPMGFYAPAQIVRDAREHQVEIRPICVNASLWDNSLERRADGQLALRLGFRQIRGFRQDDAEWIVAARGNGYPDPQSLWLRAGVAPAVLERLAEADAFSGMGLTRRNALWQVRAIKGQNPLPLFNDPLDGEVIHEPAITLPGMHLGEEVVEDYIATRLTLRAHPMELLRPSLPGLTPHDKLAEAPQTQTTVCGLVITRQRPGTASGVIFLTLEDETGVSNIIVWNAVFQRFRRAVMGGRLLKVTGMLQREGPVVHLIAQKIEDVSHCLSDLGHPLGEELGTTTPQSDSVPRRFARSRATHPREQAKRLFPSRDFH; encoded by the coding sequence ATGAGCACCCGATCCCCGGCGGCGGCCGCCCCCCAGCCCTATGCCGAGCTTTGCGTGACCAGCAATTTCACCTTTCTGACCGGGGCCTCGCATCCCGAAGAACTGGTAACCCGCGCGGCCGAACTGGGCCTGACAGCGATTGCGATCACCGACCGGAACTCTCTGGCCGGTGTGGTGCGGGCCTATTCCGCATTGCAGATACTGGAACGCAATGCGCAAGACATTGGGTCTCCCGGCCTCGCCACCTTGCCCCGCCTGATCACCGGCTGTCGTCTGGTGCTGCGCGACAGCACCGTGGACTGGCTGGCCCTGCCCACCGATCTGGCCGCCTATCAACGGCTGTCCCGCCTGTTGACCCTTGGCAAAAGACGCGCTGAAAAAGGCGACTGCCATCTGGATCTGGCGGATCTTCTGACCGGTTGCAGGGGCATGATCCTGATCGCCCTGCCACAGGGCGCGCCCGACAATGCCCTGCCCGACCTGATGCAGGTGCAGCGCAGCTTTCCCGGCCATGTCTTTCTGGGCGCCGCCCCGCGTTATGACGGCTCGGACCAGATGTATCTCAATGCCTGCGCCCGGCTGGCCCTGCGCTGTTCGACCCCGATGGTTGCGGTGGGGGATGTGCTGATGCATCGCGCCTGTCGCCGCCCGCTGGCCGATGTGCTGACCTGCCTGCGCGAAGGCTGCACCATTGACCAGATCGGCACCCGCGCCCTGCCCAATGCCGAAAGGCGGCTGAAATCGGGGACTGACATGGCCCGGATCTTTCGCAACCATCCCGCCGCCCTGCGCCGGACCGTGGAAATCGCCAATCGCTGCGCCTTCAGCCTGTCCGAACTCAGCTATCAATATCCGGACGAGATCGTTCAGGGCGATGAAACTCCGATGGCGCGGCTGACGCGACTGGCCCATGAGGGCCTGCGCCGCCGCTATCCGCAGGGCGCGCCACAGCGGGCCTGCAAGCTGATGGAAAAGGAACTGGCCGTCGTGGCCGAACTGGATTTCCCGGCCTATTTCCTGACCGTCCATGACATTGTTCAATATGCACGCAGTCAGGGCATTCTCTGCCAGGGGCGCGGATCAGCGGCCAATTCCATCCTGTGCTACCTGCTGGGCATCACCGATGTCTCTCCTGATCTGATCGGCATGGTGTTCGAGCGCTTCATCTCGCGCCACCGCGGCGAACCGCCCGATATCGATGTCGATTTCGAACATGAACGGCGCGAAGAGGTCATCCAGTGGATCTATCACAGATACGGTCGCGAGCGCGCGGGCCTGTGTGCCACGGTGATCCATTTCCGGTCCCGCGCCGCGATCCGCGAGGTCGGCAAGGTGATGGGGCTCAGCCAGGACGTGACCGCCGGCCTGTCCGGCCAGATCTGGGGATCTTCCGGCAAGGGACCGGATTTGGACCGCGTTCGCGAGTTGGGCCTTGATCCCAATGACCGCCGCCTCGCCCTGACCCTGCGCCTGATCGGCGAGCTGATCGGCTTTCCACGTCACCTGTCTCAGCATGTCGGCGGTTTCGTCATCACCAAGGGCCGGCTGGACGAGCTGTGCCCCATCGAGAATGCCGCAATGGACGACCGCACCCTTATTGAATGGAACAAGGACGACATCGACACCCTGGGCATTCTCAAGGTCGACATTCTGGGGCTGGGAATGCTGACCTGTATCCGCAAGGCCTTTGACCTGCTGAAGCGGCATGAACAGACCGCGCTGACCCTTGCCACCGTCCCCGCCGAGGACGCACAGACCTATCGGATGCTGCAACGCGCCGATGCGGTTGGCGTCTTTCAGGTCGAAAGCCGGGCACAGATGAATTTCCTGCCCCGCATGAAGCCGCGCGAATTCTATGATCTGGTGATCGAGGTCGCCATCGTCCGGCCCGGCCCGATTCAGGGCGGCATGGTCCAGCCCTATATCCGCCGCCGGCAAGGGCTGGAAAAGCCCGAACCCTTCGGGGCCGAACTGGAAGAGGTCACCCGCCGCACCCTTGGCGTGCCGCTGTTTCAGGAACAGGCCATGCAGATCGCCGTGGTCGGGGCCGGTTACAGCGCCGAAGAGGCCGACCAGCTGCGCCGCGCATTGGCCTCGTTCCGGCGTATGGGCACCATTGGCGAACATCGCGACAAATTCATCAATGGCATGTTGGCGCGCGGCTATTCCCCCGACATCGCCAAGCGCTGCTTTTCCCAGATCGAGGGTTTTGCCGATTACGGCTTTCCCGAAAGCCATGCCGCCGCCTTTGCCCTTCTGGTCTATGTCTCGGCATGGCTGAAATGCCATCATCCGGCGGTCTTTGCCTGCGCGCTGCTGAACTCGCAGCCGATGGGGTTTTACGCGCCCGCACAGATCGTGCGCGATGCCCGCGAACATCAGGTGGAAATCCGCCCGATCTGCGTGAACGCCAGCCTTTGGGACAACAGCCTTGAACGGCGCGCCGACGGGCAACTGGCGCTGCGACTGGGATTTCGCCAGATCAGGGGCTTCCGGCAGGATGATGCAGAATGGATCGTCGCTGCGCGGGGCAATGGCTACCCCGATCCGCAATCCCTCTGGCTGCGGGCCGGTGTCGCGCCCGCCGTGCTGGAACGGTTGGCCGAGGCGGATGCCTTTTCAGGCATGGGGCTGACGCGGCGCAACGCGCTGTGGCAGGTGCGCGCCATCAAGGGGCAGAACCCCCTGCCGCTGTTCAACGACCCGCTGGATGGCGAGGTGATCCACGAACCCGCCATCACCCTGCCCGGCATGCATCTGGGCGAGGAAGTCGTCGAGGATTACATCGCCACCCGCCTGACCCTGCGCGCCCATCCGATGGAATTGCTGCGCCCGTCCCTGCCCGGCCTGACCCCGCATGACAAGCTGGCCGAGGCACCGCAGACACAGACCACGGTCTGCGGGCTGGTCATCACCCGCCAACGCCCCGGCACGGCCTCGGGCGTGATCTTCCTGACGCTGGAGGATGAAACCGGCGTATCCAACATCATTGTCTGGAACGCGGTCTTTCAGCGATTTCGCCGCGCCGTCATGGGCGGGCGGCTGCTGAAGGTCACCGGGATGTTGCAGCGCGAAGGCCCCGTCGTGCATCTGATCGCGCAGAAGATCGAGGATGTCTCGCATTGTCTCAGCGATCTGGGCCATCCGCTGGGGGAAGAGCTGGGCACGACCACTCCGCAAAGCGACAGCGTGCCGCGCCGCTTTGCCCGATCACGCGCCACACATCCGCGCGAACAGGCAAAGCGGCTTTTTCCCAGCCGTGATTTCCACTGA
- a CDS encoding Y-family DNA polymerase has protein sequence MCAGVSRRVISLWFPRLASDRVLRHGAITGPFALTLTEQNVNRIYCLNTSAERQGLHRGMAFSDARAFCPDLQSRPAQPEMDQQFLAGLRRWATRYSPWVGIEGDDGLVLDITGAAHLFGGETMMLTDLRQRLDGMGLNVQIGLGDTRGAAWALAHFAEGVAPAGEMLASLGPLPVAALRLDADTVTALKRMGLRSIGQLAKAPRAPLARRFGSGLLMRLDQALGQQPEQISPQQEPPHYGVQLNLPEPIGLEADVMAGTARLLERLCRKLEDRQTGARMLKLTLRRVDQQARNVELRLARPMRDPALILSLFARNIGKVDAGFGIDHMRLEATQVEPLRPEQVSHSHSDREVGLDDLITRIGTRVGLENIQRFLPADSHIPERSFMIVPAASSRAESFSAGSRPRPLIMFPPEPISASGPRPPQQFRWRRMRLTTLSATGPERIAPEWWLDDENWQRGFRDYWCVQTEQGRRLWLFHTPQNPGWFVQGEFA, from the coding sequence ATGTGCGCTGGAGTCTCTCGACGCGTCATCTCATTGTGGTTTCCCCGGCTCGCAAGTGACCGGGTCTTGCGACATGGCGCGATCACCGGCCCCTTCGCGCTGACCCTGACGGAACAGAACGTCAACCGGATTTATTGCCTGAACACAAGCGCCGAGCGTCAGGGCCTGCATCGCGGCATGGCCTTTTCCGATGCCCGTGCCTTTTGCCCTGACCTGCAAAGCCGCCCCGCCCAGCCAGAGATGGATCAGCAGTTCCTGGCCGGATTGCGCCGTTGGGCGACGCGCTATTCCCCCTGGGTCGGCATCGAGGGCGATGACGGGCTGGTGCTGGACATCACCGGCGCGGCGCATCTGTTCGGCGGCGAGACCATGATGCTGACCGATCTGCGCCAACGCCTTGACGGAATGGGGCTGAACGTGCAGATCGGACTTGGCGACACGCGCGGCGCGGCCTGGGCGCTGGCCCATTTCGCCGAAGGTGTCGCGCCTGCAGGCGAGATGCTGGCCTCGCTTGGCCCGCTGCCGGTGGCGGCGCTGCGATTGGATGCCGATACCGTCACGGCGCTGAAACGCATGGGGTTGCGCAGCATCGGACAGCTTGCCAAGGCCCCGCGCGCCCCGCTTGCCCGGCGCTTCGGCTCCGGCTTGCTGATGCGACTGGATCAGGCCCTGGGGCAGCAACCCGAACAGATTTCTCCGCAACAGGAACCGCCACATTACGGCGTGCAACTGAACCTGCCTGAACCGATCGGGCTGGAGGCCGATGTAATGGCTGGCACCGCGCGCTTGCTGGAACGGCTGTGTCGCAAGCTGGAAGACCGGCAAACCGGCGCACGGATGCTGAAGCTGACCCTGCGCCGGGTCGATCAGCAGGCCCGGAATGTCGAGCTGCGCCTTGCCCGCCCGATGCGCGACCCGGCGCTGATCCTGTCGCTTTTCGCGCGCAACATCGGCAAGGTGGACGCCGGTTTCGGCATTGATCACATGCGGCTGGAAGCCACACAGGTCGAGCCCCTTCGCCCCGAGCAGGTCAGCCACAGCCATTCGGATCGCGAAGTCGGGCTGGACGATCTGATCACCCGGATCGGCACGCGGGTCGGGCTGGAAAACATCCAGCGTTTCCTGCCCGCCGACAGCCATATTCCCGAACGCAGCTTCATGATCGTCCCCGCCGCCAGTTCCCGGGCCGAAAGCTTTTCGGCAGGGTCACGCCCGCGCCCGCTGATCATGTTCCCGCCCGAACCGATCAGCGCCTCGGGTCCGCGCCCGCCACAGCAATTCCGCTGGCGGCGGATGCGCCTGACCACCCTGTCCGCGACCGGCCCTGAACGGATCGCGCCGGAATGGTGGCTTGATGATGAAAACTGGCAACGCGGCTTTCGCGATTACTGGTGCGTGCAGACCGAACAGGGGCGCCGTCTGTGGTTGTTTCACACGCCGCAGAATCCCGGCTGGTTCGTTCAGGGGGAATTCGCATGA